A single genomic interval of Burkholderia sp. HI2500 harbors:
- a CDS encoding cation diffusion facilitator family transporter codes for MQRTSRATPHVYAATSRALAVSLAINLLLLAVETAAAWSAHSSGLLADVVHAAIDLAADALILVACRLDARLPPERRPTYEPLALAGLGALLVITGAQMIWHATNRFATPPVVQPGAATLALVAVTLAGKAALSHWMLRKARETGSALLEASGWHVRTDALSSLLAALAMSAALVGFGRLDDLAALAIGALVIRTGVGFIRRGCAQWPALTAWADRSTRGS; via the coding sequence ATGCAGCGCACGTCGCGCGCCACGCCCCATGTTTATGCGGCCACGTCCCGCGCCCTCGCCGTCAGCCTCGCGATCAACCTGCTGCTGCTCGCCGTCGAGACGGCCGCGGCGTGGTCCGCGCATTCGTCGGGGCTGCTCGCCGACGTCGTCCACGCGGCGATCGATCTCGCCGCCGATGCGCTGATTCTCGTCGCGTGCCGGCTCGACGCACGCCTGCCGCCGGAGCGGCGCCCGACCTACGAACCGCTCGCGCTCGCGGGCCTCGGCGCGTTGCTCGTCATAACCGGCGCGCAGATGATCTGGCATGCAACGAACCGGTTCGCGACGCCGCCCGTCGTGCAGCCGGGCGCGGCAACGCTCGCACTCGTCGCCGTCACGCTCGCCGGCAAGGCCGCGCTGTCGCACTGGATGCTGCGCAAGGCGCGCGAAACCGGCTCCGCGCTGCTCGAGGCGAGCGGCTGGCATGTGCGGACCGATGCGCTGTCGTCGCTGCTGGCGGCGCTCGCGATGAGCGCGGCACTGGTTGGCTTCGGTCGTCTCGACGATCTGGCCGCGCTGGCGATCGGCGCACTCGTGATCCGCACGGGTGTCGGTTTCATCCGACGTGGTTGCGCGCAGTGGCCGGCGCTCACGGCATGGGCGGATCGGTCGACGCGCGGCTCGTGA